The following DNA comes from Ricinus communis isolate WT05 ecotype wild-type chromosome 10, ASM1957865v1, whole genome shotgun sequence.
TCATTGTTTTCCCAGTTGAGTTGCATTAAGTCCTCCATTGTGTGAGTTATTATCCAATCCCATTATTTGTCTTCATCAAAGACAACATCTTTGCTTACTGTTATCTTATTGGTGAATGGGTTGAATAGTTTATACCTCTTTGATTCATCACTCAAACCAATGAATACACATTCTGTGCTACGTTTATCCAGTTTAGTACGTCTTTCCTTTGGTACATGAACGTATGTTGTGCAGCCAAAGACACGAAAATATGCAACAGAAGGAACATGACCTGACCAGGCTTGTTCAGGTGTGATATGTTGAAGAGCAGCACTAGGACACCGATTGAGCACATGGTTGCTCCATTTGACTGCTTCAGCCCAAAACTTCTTCGGCATCTTCTTTTCTGAGAGGATTGAATGTACCATATTCAGGATGGTGCGATTCTTACGCTCAGCAACTCCATTTTGCTGAGGAGTGTAAGCATTAGTTAGTTGTCTCTTCACTCCTTGATCCTCACAGAAGCTTTGAAACTCTTCAGAGTTAAACTCTCCACCTCGATCTGTTCCTAAGCATTTAACTCCACGACTTGTCTCCTTCTCTATGATTCTCAGAAAACACTTAAAATAATGTAGTGCTTCTGATTTTTCTACTAAAAAATACACCCAAGACTTTCTGCTATAGTCATCAATTAAACATAACACATATCTCTTGCCACTAGAGCTTACAGGTTTGATCGCTCCACATAGATCAACATGCATCAGTTCTAGCACTTGTGTGGCCCTCCATGTACTCCTTTTTGGAATTATTTATCGGTGATGCTTTCCAAACATACAATCTTTGTAGATTTCTGAGTTATTCTCTAGTGTAGGTAGTCCATGAACCATCTTCTTGGTTTCAAGTTGCTTGAGTACTGCATGGTTAAGGTGACCATAATGCCTATGCCACAAGGATGTAGAAGATCTCTTGTTAGAGGCAAATAAACATCTCTTACTGTCTTCAATAGAAATTACTTCTGGGAATATCAGGAACATTCGGTTGGCACACATAGAAGTTTTGAGAATTAAACCTAGGCTGGGGTGAAAGATCTTGCAAAACCCTTCCTTGATTAAAATGGTGAGTCCTCTCTCTTGGAATTGTCCAAGACTAAGAAGATTATTTCTTAGCTCAGGAATATAGTATACGTCACATCTTATATGAGATTTACCATTTAACCTAACATGAATGTTACCTTTGCCTGTAACCTTCATTCGTGTATCATTTCCAAGCTTGACTGAGGTGTTGAACGTAGTGTCCAAATTTGAGAACCATTTGCTATCTCTAGACATGTGGTTGGAACATCCCGAGTCTAAGAACCAAGCATCCTTCTTCAGTTTGTCTGATTAAATGACATGAACGCCATGTGCTCCTTGGTTAGAATGTCGCTTCTACTTGTTGCGGCCTGCTTATATTTTGAGTGTATAATAAGTGACGCGAAGCTCTTCCCTAGTGCTTCTGTTGTAGCAATCAACAGCagctcttcctcttcttcagCATAATGAGTTTCGAGTTTCCACTCAGGACACTCAGATTGAAAGTGTCCACGCTTGTGACACTTATAACATTTGATATACTCCATGTAGTGACTTCCTCTACTTCGGCCATGACCCCTTCCTCTAAATGCATGTCTGCCTCGTCCTCGTCCACTTGACTTGTCTTCATAAGTTGCCTGAAGTGCTTGCTCATCACTGTCGACATCCTTTTCCTTCTTGAACTTCTGTTCATGGATAAGCAATAAGCTTTGGAGAGCATCTACAGAAAGGTTTGAGGTATCGTTTGATTCTTCTATAGAGCACACTACATAGTTCCACTTCTCAGTGAGTGAACGTAGTATCTTCTCCATGATCTTTATGTCTTCCATATTCTCTCCATAACTGCGCATCTTATTTGCAATTACCATAGTTCGAGTAAAGTAATCAGTAATACTCTCACCGTTTCTCATAGCAAGCATCTCGAATGAGCCTTTAAGACGATTCAAATGAGCCCTTCGTACTTGTTCATCTCCTTAAAATTTGATCTGCATGGCGTCCCATAATTGTTTGGCAGTGTCACAATTGGTGATGGTCTTCAATGTGGATTTGTCGATCGCTGCGAATAAGTAGTTCTTGGCTTTTAGGTCTTTGAGATGCAGCTCTTCCAATTCTTTCTTGTTGATTGATTCATCGTCGGATGGAATTTCAGCTTCAATGACACACCAATACTCCTTAAATCGCAGCAGGTTCTCCATTAGAAGACTCCAGTGTTCATAGTCTCCATCAAATCGTGGTATGCTTGGCTGAGCAAAGCTGCTCCCTCCTTCATTCTGCACTTTCAATAGTTCTCCTTGTTTGAGTTGAACTCTGTGAACTGCTGAAGGTATTTAACTTAGATCGTTTCACTTGCACTCAAGTTCCTTAGGTTGAAGTTAATCAGTCTGTCCCAAAacttggctctgataccaaatgtaaAACCAGTTTATGATTAGTGCCAACAATAGAGGATGACACCCTACCTTATTCAAAGAAATCTGATCGACTTATATAGTCGAATTACAacaacaagaattcaaaaaaCAAACTTCAAACTAACAAGGCGAGATGCTCTCAACCTCCTACAAACTCGGTCAAGACGTTATCAACGTCTATTGACttattcttacaaaaataACTTAACAAGGTTCAGGCTCCTTCCCCAGAAGTATCAATTAAAAGTCCCCCTCTCCCTGGTCCCTCTTAATCTAACACACTAACAACTAATactatctctatttttaagaaaaggaaaagcaaaaTTCATTGTTGATTGAGTTGTCTAACCATTTAAATGAGTTGAGAATTGTACAAGGCTACACTtctttaattatgaaatacaCTATCATTAATACTGGGTAGTCCATAAAAGGAAGCAATATTAATCACTTGTAGTTAAGCAAAGTAGAAACAGTTCAAACTACTATTGGTGCTAACTGAAAGAAATGCTATGCTATTCAATTCAATCAACTACTTCTTTAAGCTCATTTttgtcaatttttatatttaagaatcaGTGGAATGAACTATCAGAAGTTGATGCTTGTTTTATACTTTTTGTAAGTCAGTTACAGCTACTAACCACTAACCGATGAAATACTGACGGCTCTCTACagttttgatatttaaaacaCATATACCAACTAACAGATTTTGATTCTTTGCACCAAACTGAAGCAAGGTCAACTACTAGAATCCTTAAATTTGAttgtcataaaaataattatagtcCTAGAAACAAGGATGCTCATCATAAAAACTAACATTCCTATTAAGAGGGTCTTATGCTTAAAAGGTATATCTTATCCTTATTTGCAACAGATAACATATACATAACACAAATTGTTACAATCTATCACATTATTCATagacaaaattaattatacagtgatatttattttgatttttaattatattagttataatAGTAAATAACTAAATCAACTAATGCAAATGTAATacctaataaataatattacatattaatatttaatcaatttatctACGTACTAATGATGTGGTAAATTAAGTCTACCtaacaatttctttattaactATTGGAATAAGTGGCGGGAGATTAGAGTAAGTGGCAGAACCTCAAAATTAGAAACATCCCACGGGTCAAAAATTAGTTAGTCAAAGATAATCAATGATAGTAGTACACGgtgtaaatattttactttacgCTTAGCTGAGTTGTACTCAGAGAATtctatatattcttattttgcCATCTTCTTCATTAACTAATAAGAAATACATTTCTACAgcctttgttttcttctaCTACTCTAAATCTTCGGTCCTAAGTTTGTCCGATCTCTAACATTTTTGGTAGGTTATTTGTGCTTGTACTTACAAAGGACTGACCTTATAATTTTCACTTAGTGCCACcgaatttcttttctttaagaaaaagataggCAAAAAGGGTACTAAAATTGAGCTTCGATCTAtgtattaaaatgaaaagaaattcaaaaatgACAGTCCATATTACCATTTTGCTCAGTGCTCCGTTGTTGTAAGTGTCTGGAAAAGACGAGGGAAAAAAAAGggtcaaaaaagaaaaagaactatTACTCTTTGGGCCACTGCACTTCAGCGACCCATGAGAACCTTCCAAATGGAAAAGGAATTCtaatatgagagagagagagtggtAACTGTGATTTATTCcacaaacatatataaattattacattttgatttttaagataGAACGATAGAAAATAATACAACGTAAATTTCCTTAAAGCCATATATCATCgtcaacaacaacaaacaAGCGTTActttataaaagtataaataatacaatatcaatatcatcaaattctCTAAGGAGGTGGCATATTGAACTAGACCCTCGAGTCCAAGGCCATAATGGTGCTAAGATTCATGGGGTTCATATAATCGGTTGTCCCGGTCAGTATCTGTCGAGCAATGTAACTGTTTGCTCTTTCTGATGGATGGAATGGGTCCCAAAACGCGTATACATCGCGGTTAGGGCACAAGTTTGATAGACCTGTGCATAGTCCCAGACCATTATAAGGTCCTTGCCCACAGCAAGCCACCTTTGATGTTACAAATCCTGCATTATCGGCCAGCAGCATTGAAATATTGTTAGTTTTAATCAATTGGGtacccttttctctttttttttttcattcatcCAAACTGAATGAAAACGGGAAGCAGGTAGGCTATAAATAGGGTGTTTTAAGGCCAACTACACCATGAATGTGATAGTCCAGTCCAGCACATACAACTGTGATGAAATTGACAGGCCGAAATAAGTCTATTCAATTAAAGAGTTTAGAAGCATGCATAAGTTATCTGCATcaactatatatttaattgaccTTTTCATAATGTGCCTTTTTTCCTTCCGATTTTTTTTACCCTTTTTGGTTGATTGGATATGTACCCTCACGAGTTATAAATGTCTTATTCCAGTCCAgttgttttttcttaagaaaaaaaaaaaaaaaacaggtCAAGCTTATTGAGTAATGTTAAAAACATCCGGATCCGTGTCTTGTTAAAGATTATCAAATGATGATTGGCTTACCGAATGCCCCAGGATTACTGATAAAATCGGCACTCATTTGGCCAGTGTTGGCAGCAATGAATATATCTGAACCATATTGGCTGTTGAGTTGTCTAAGCATTTGAGTGAGCTGAGGATTGAATAATGCCGCAGCCCGTTGCAGCTCAGCCGCACACTCCCCGTTGCTGCTCCTCATTGCCAACTCCGCCGGAACGCAGCCCAATGGACCTGTCCCTGTTACAAGAACCCTCCGTGCTCCAAGATCATATAGCCTCTGAACAACAATTTTAGACAGACGAACGAGTAACATTTATCTTCAttcttcagaaaaaaaaataagataccCAAAACATAAAAACTTAACACGGCCATGTGTTCGCATGCACAATCATTTTTTATAGTTGCACAAATTCGTACCATTTCATTTTTTccaataaatagaaaaggtcAAAATGATTTCTACTGAGCATGTAGTATATATATGGCAACGAATGCATGCTTCAAAGAACAACTGGTCAAAAATTTGACCCTAATAGCCCATTTAtgttttagaattataaaaataaatggcAAAAACCTACTTTTGGTTTTTTATACTTTCTGATTTTGGGTTTCTAtactttcttattttgattttgttttaccGGTGTTTacattttaatgaatttttatatattattcttaagTCTTATTTGTATGCATACAAACACGTAAAATATACCATTAGAATACTTAATTTTGATTCATtagattttttcttaatatatatatgtagaaTTAATCTAGAATGTGTCAGTATACTCTTATGGATGACAAAGTATTTCTTCAAAAgttttaaagatttattttatttaaaaaaactcttgaatttttatctttttagtttttaaatcattatataattcttaaatCTTGGAttcaagagaagagaagaacttaataataaataatgaaaaaaaataatacataagtGGTGTGAATAAGGAGAGTAATATAAAAAGGAAGCACTAATTTagtaacataaataaaattatttatctaaacggaacatatttataaactcaattaaaaaaatataatacattaTGATTACTAGATTAAATAATGAGAGACAGaccttttctttctaaaagtAATCTGTATCGAgttataatatcttttttatatgatatatagttttctgttaatttaaaataaaaatttatgaaaatgcaATTAATGGGTTTTGgccaaatatataaaaaataataattaaaaaaaaaaagaacagaaaCATTAATTGGAAAGGAAGAGAAAATTACCATAAGAAGCTTTTTGTACTCGGAGATGAGAAATCTGACATAATCAGGAAGAGAATATTGGCGAGATCTTGCAGAGAAAGGCACCAAATAATAGTTGTTAACAAAATCGTTGCCGCCAACAGTGATGAGGACAAGTGCATCATTAACAAGTTGCTGTGTCCTCTCAGCTCCGATGAGAGCAGCCACCCGCCTTTGATATTCCTCAAAGTACTCATATTGTTGAAACATTCTGATTATATTTGCCTGAAAACATTTATCCAGGTGTTACGGTTAAAAAGAACAGATGCAAGGGCATTGCAGAATCCGAGGGCAGAGATTCTACTTACAAACTGAACTCCAGTATCATTCAGAATTCCAATTCCAGCAGAAGCAAAATTGGCACCAACGAGTAGGTTTTCTCCAGTAAGCTGAGGGCTCAGGTACGGCAATAGAAAGTCAGTCCCAATTGCTTGAcctattgataaatgtacatTTTGAGTTAGCAACTCTTAACCAAAACACAGAAAATGTCGTTTCAAGAAAAATCACGATATATGTACAAATGAACCCAACTGATAAAGTCAGGGATGTTAAGGCCATTAGAGAACCGGCCAGTCGGTCGATGAGTTGGAAAATCAATGCCGTAAGGGGGTGAGTCTGCTCTAGCGGTGGTGGCAAGGTAATTATTGTTGCCATTGTCAACAAGTGAATCTCCAAACACAAAAAATGCCCTAGCTTCAGCTTGAGGAGCAAGAGCCCCTCCCATTGCCATGAACAGTGCTACGAGTGTTGAAGATATGAGCAGGGCAGTTGAGCTAGCCATGGGAGCAAATGTGCGTGCAGAGTGACCTGTTGGATGGCCGGATCGAAGATGGAGGAAGGACTAGTATATATAGGTGGTCAAGTACTATTGTCAGTGGAGAAAAAATAAGGCCCACAAATTAACAGCAGATTGGAAACTATGTGTATATAAAATTGAGGCAGTTCCATTTAAGTCATCATTGCGTCACTCACCTCCGATACCTTTTGAAGATCTGGCTATGTTTCACAGTCAAATCgaagatattattaatttatatcttttaaatggAATAGTaaagtttctttttaatttatctaaaatttaaaatttaaatatgtaattatttaaaaaaattaaaataaatttttattatttataaaaattctacGAAATATACTCTAAATTAGTCAGATTAATTCTAATTACTAATTagactaagaaaataaaataaaacataaattatctcatattttagaatttgtaaTAAATATAGCATTCATGTATATCTctctagctttcaaatattTCCCAAATGAAAATAGTAGTTGAAAATAAGATGAATGGCCTGGAGAGGAATCAAAATACTAAATCTTAAGGCAATTCAAGCTAATCATTACTGTGGCATGTAATTTCATGATTTTAGGCTATTATTGGACCGTCATATTTAACTAAATGAAAGTAGTTAACCAAGATGTACTGAGGGGAATGACTTTTGCTGTATAAAAGTTTGCGAGATCATTAATTGCTCGCAACCTTTTCTTGTCCCACTTTGCAGTTTGCACACTTCtcctttatttatatataaatcgGAGCCAGCTTTGTTATTGAAGATGCATTTTGTAATGCCCCATTAATGTCTCTGTCATGTAAATTATAAGGTTTAGaagtaaaagtttaatttggctataattttattgtttggatttaatttatt
Coding sequences within:
- the LOC8258669 gene encoding GDSL esterase/lipase LTL1, which codes for MASSTALLISSTLVALFMAMGGALAPQAEARAFFVFGDSLVDNGNNNYLATTARADSPPYGIDFPTHRPTGRFSNGLNIPDFISQAIGTDFLLPYLSPQLTGENLLVGANFASAGIGILNDTGVQFANIIRMFQQYEYFEEYQRRVAALIGAERTQQLVNDALVLITVGGNDFVNNYYLVPFSARSRQYSLPDYVRFLISEYKKLLMRLYDLGARRVLVTGTGPLGCVPAELAMRSSNGECAAELQRAAALFNPQLTQMLRQLNSQYGSDIFIAANTGQMSADFISNPGAFGFVTSKVACCGQGPYNGLGLCTGLSNLCPNRDVYAFWDPFHPSERANSYIARQILTGTTDYMNPMNLSTIMALDSRV